A segment of the Panicum hallii strain FIL2 chromosome 1, PHallii_v3.1, whole genome shotgun sequence genome:
catggagatgtttgtGGGAGGCCGCCCCTGCGTCACCATCTTCAAGCATTTCTACGCCCTGGTCGAGTCTGGGAGGAGCAGGTGCGCCATTGgtgcctactacttccagctgtGGCATGGGATGCCCAGCTCCTACATTAGCACCTTCTCTAGCATcgagtgggaggactggcgcatGGACTGGGTCATCGCCATGATCGACGCCAACGACCGCCTCGAGCTGCCGACCCGAGGGCCCCTCCTCGACCACAACAGCTGGAAAGCTAGGCCATCCCTACCGGCAGAGCTTGACCCAGTACTAGGCTGGGTCAAGGTTCTGGCGAGGGGCGGGCTTACATCAACGATAGTGCTCGGCGACTTCTTGAGGCGCCGCATCGCTCCCCTGCGACAGCGatccaggatggcctgcatgttcacCGGGGTGAACGACTGTAGCAGAATTGAGTGCAGGGCCGGCACGGATCTGTCTGACGTGGAGCTGGAGGTCCTGATCTGGGGGATGACAGGCGAGGTGTACGCCCCGGAGCTGCTGGTGCTCCCGAGACGGATCAATGCTCTGTGTGAAGACTAGGGGATGCGGACGGTGATCCAGGCATCTCTGCCTACCCTCGACGACGGTGGCTTGGTGGTCCAGCAGGTGAGGGGTGACCCCAATCGCAGCATCCGGATCCCTAGCACTTCGCCCGACAGCCCCCGGCGCGTCGATCCAAACACCAGCCAGTCCAGCCATGGAGCCCCGGCACCCTCCGGCAGAGGGAAGGAGCTGAAGGCAGCCAGCTCTCGGAGCAGCAGGGACCAAGAGGAGGATAGGTCGCGGAGGCTCCGCCACGGTGACGGATCCTTTGTGGGGGAGCCGGACCCCAAGCGTCAGAAGACAACGGAGTCATGGGAGCAGAGTAGCTCCCAggctccgccgctgccgccccatCACCAGCAGCAGACACAAGGGAGGTCTGAGGAGCCACGGCGGTTTCCGCCATagcagcaaccaccaccgccgcctcagcccccaCAGCAGCGCCAGGCGTCGGTCCAGCCGCAGccctagcagcagcagcagcaacaggccCCGCCACGGCCACCACCCCAGCGGCAGCAGGAGGCCCCGCCAACGCCACCGGAGACGCCGACGGTGGAGCTGTGCTGCCGGTCGCCCGGGACGCCAGCCTTAGGGAGGAGGCAATCCCCATTCTTCCAGACTGGATGGGGGGTGCGGAGCTCCACGTGAGTGGTTAATTCCCCTtgtcctctttttttttttaaatccTTATCTTGATGATGCTTGCTAGGACTACTCGCCCTGCCTCTTCTTCTGCTTCCACCGGCGACTCCTCGGCCGACAGGTCCGGCCCCCATCAAGCTTCTTCCACAACCACTGCTGAGGGGTCAGCAACTTCACCGATAGCACCTCCAgccccgcccgcggccgcggAGGTCCGGGCCGGAGCTCCAGTGGCTGAGACCGCACCTCGAATGGAGGCGACCCCTCCAACCACGGTGGGCGGAGAGGCTGCTCCGGCGGCTTCAGCAGGAGCCACGGCGGGGGCGCCCCCTATAGAGCCAGCTGCGGAGGGGCGCGCGGTGAAGATGCCATTGGAGGCGCCAACTACGGGGGCAGCCACAGCAGAGGTACCCCCGGCAGCGACCACGGCAGAGGCACCCCCAGCAACTGGTGCGGCAGAGGTGCCCCCGGCGGTGGTCGCATCAGAGGCCGCAGAAGCAGATGGTTAGAGACTCAATGCGGGTGCGCCCAGTTCCGGCCCCCAGACTATGCAGGGGGATGAGCCGAAGGTTGTGCATGGGAGGCACCTCCTCTCGAGCCCGGTGGAGGTCCCTCTTCCCCATCTCCTGGTCAAGGCCCAGCGggtgatggaggaggccgaagtGGGCTTCTGGCAGGAGTGGGAGAACCTCGAGGCGGAGCATCTTCGGCTCTCTAAGTGGGAGTGCTAGCTGGGGAACCGCATCCAGGTGGTGTCCTCCCGCGCTGCTGAGGAACGGGCCAAGTTCGAGCAGGAGCGCGAGGCCCTCCTCGAGAAGATGGCTAGGATCTTTGACCGGGAGGTCttggttgtggcagaaccgcttgaattattccaatTCAAGTGTGCAGACCATCGTTATACAGGTGACATGATCTCGACGCACTTCAAACGAAACAACCcagtggtctgtcgggtaacgtcccgatgaaacccccggattccggatcgtcaagcgtacctcgcacgaaggcgagtccagagatacaatcatcgTTACATTTTTATAACATAGTTATAGTATTTGTTATAAACCGGTTTCTAGTAAAGTACTACAAACCTAACTGAAACAAATTTATATagacattgtttgaaaacttcaagtttcaaTGAACATTATTCGGAGATGGCAGCagaaaagatacaacaacgcgactactcatcgcaagcaggcaccatacttagcccaaagcatggcgtcattccgaagggtcattgctagccggggacagatcccattccacggaccagccaggtggtaaagtgcagggccaaggagaactagcaactgagtcctcgaatgtcatacctgaaaatcacattactagcaaggctgagtatactaatactcagcaagacttacccgtcaattgggtatacttagcccataactagaccatgagataTTG
Coding sequences within it:
- the LOC112896794 gene encoding nascent polypeptide-associated complex subunit alpha, muscle-specific form-like, whose translation is MRTVIQASLPTLDDGGLVVQQVRGDPNRSIRIPSTSPDSPRRVDPNTSQSSHGAPAPSGRGKELKAASSRSSRDQEEDRSRRLRHGDGSFVGEPDPKRQKTTESWEQSSSQAPPLPPHHQQQTQGRTTRPASSSASTGDSSADRSGPHQASSTTTAEGSATSPIAPPAPPAAAEVRAGAPVAETAPRMEATPPTTVGGEAAPAASAGATAGAPPIEPAAEGRAVKMPLEAPTTGAATAEVPPAATTAEAPPATGAAEVPPAVVASEAAEADG